AAAATTGCAATCTCCGAATCCGTGCAGCGCATTCTTTCGACGACTCTAGCTACAGATTCTTACCTGGTTCCACCCGCGGTAGACAAAACAGTTTTTGTTCCTATGCCTGAGCGCGAATTCACAGCCTCTCCAAAAAGAATTCTTGCGGTCGGCAACTATCTGTGGCCCCTGAAAGGAATGGCAGACCTGCGCGAAGCCTTGCAAAGCTTATCCAGTCAGCTACCAATAGAACTCGTTCTTGTAACACAACAAAAGAAAGGACGGGAATTTTTCGACAATTGTTCTTTTCCTGTTCAGTACCATTACCAACCACCACAGCAAGAATTAGCAGCCATCTACGCCAGTTGCGATGCATACTGTTGTGCTTCATGGTACGAGGGTTTTGGACTGCCTTGCCTGGAAGCATTTTCTGTCGGACTACCGGTCGTTTGCACAGCCAATCAAGGTGTCTCCGACTTCGGGCTGGACGAAGTCAACCTTCTCATAGCGACGCCAAATGATTCTCGAAGCATCGAGAATCAACTAAAGAGAATATTGACTGACAAAAACCTGATCCAAAAACTCCGCCTCAACGGACGAAAAACGCTTGAACAGTACAACTGGGATCTGACAATGAAAGCTTTCGAACAGTGCCTTGATCGATGCAAACAAAAACAACCAGTGCCGATATCAGAAGACGTTCTGCAGACACTGAACATTGAACTGGAAGAGTCCGGACTGTACACGCCCCTGGCACGCCACAAACAGCTGACTCTATTATCAGAGCGACTGGAAGAGACATTGAAGAATCTGAAAACAACCGCTCAAGATTCGAACGCAATAAATTCGCTGCGTGACATTCGAGATTTGCTTGTCCCGGAATTGTCGAACAAAAACTCTGAGCTGTATCAGCAGTTTAAAGCTCGTTATGACCTCTGTCAGATGCTTCTGTCCTGCACCGACCATCCAAACTTCACTAATATTGTGCAATCACTGAGTCGGCAACAATGAATAAATCGGCACGTGAAAGGTCGGAAACAAAAGAAATCTGGCGGATGCTAAGTTCAACATTACGTTGAAGTTCGCCATCCGCCAGAGTTAGAGTTGCTGTTTATCGTTGTTTATCGCGCGTTTCCTAGTTAGGAGGAGCGATAGGTCCGAGGTAGGTGGCCTTGACCAACCCGCCGAAAGAACCGTTCTGTCGGGCGCGCTGGATGTTGCAGTGCTCGCTGGTCGCCAGACAGAACGGCGGCGAACCGGCATTCGGACAGGCACCGGCACCGGCAGTGGCGCACAACGTAGCGTTGTACGGGAAGACTCCCGTCAGCGAGCAGTTGTTGTCACAAGCGGCACCCTGATTGCAATTGACATTCACCCACGAGTTCTGAATGTGTGTGACGTTGTTGTTGCCAGCTCCGGCATTCCAGTTCGGACCACCCTGAAAATCAACTGAGATTGTTGTATTAGCTCCGTTTACACAGCTAATATCGACAGTTTCCTGGAACGATCCTGGCGCGTTCAAGGTCGCTTCGACAAAGTTTGTGCCATTTGGCAGATTCGGTCCGGGCACGAATGGTTTGTCACCAGCGCAGGTGTTCGAACACGGACACTGCGGGTGATTCAAAAATGTGACGTTCAGACCATCCAGGCAACTAGCGCCATTTGCAGGCTTGATATAGGCTCCACGGCCTCTCTTGAGGGAGAAGTAACCAAGCTGCTGGTTGTCAGCGAACTGAGTGATGGCAATCGGGTTGTTGTTGTTGACGTCGATGATCTGCAATTGAGTCAATCTTGTCGCACCGCAACCGAGATTACTGCTCGTCGGCAGCACAACCCACACGTTCACGTCGGGATTGCTGGGGTTATAGACTTGAAATGTGGTATCGATCCCCGCCGATTGCGAAGATCCACCAAGAGAACGAGCTTGAGCTGTAGTCACCGAACTACACAGAAAAAGTACTAGAAGTGCCGCAAAGGCAACGAATGACCTGAATTTCGTCATCATGAAATCTCCACATATGCTTTTGCGAGATTATCACGTTTGGCAGCATCGGTCGAGTGGCTCAAATGGCAGCAATTTCATAAAACCCCGGCAAATTGACGACAGAGAAGTCCATAATTTTTCGATGCACGGCTCTGGATCAGTTCTAAATTTTGGATGTGTAAATCTGCATCCTCATCCGGACTCTGCTGATGCATCCGCTCAGGCGACTGGATCAGCATCTGCACTACATCAGCATCGGCATCTGCGCGAGCTTTACAGTTAAGTATGGGCGAGTGTCTAAATGTACCGGCTCTTGCGCAGCTCGGCATCATGGGCGGTGGCAGCTTCGACAGTGGCGAAATTTGGTTCTTGTCCCAGAACAATCTGGCAATACGCCTCGTACATCTGGAAGGCAGCCACTGCCGGTGCGGTTTTTCCAGCACCGGTTCCCATGCCGACTAAAGCTACTGAATCTATTTTCGATTCACCGCCATGGTCCTCGCGCTCTTGCCGAATGTAAGCCGCAAGCGCACGAAATGCTGCTCTTGTCGCAAGGTAGCTATTCACATTTGCATTGGTCATGCGCAACGGAACACGCATGGTCGGAGCGATGATTGCTAACTTCGGTTTATCCAGATTGGTGCTGATTACTTCAGCGCATCCAACCGGTAACTCACCGGCGTGCTTATCCTGAATCAATTTGCGAACTCTGGACTCCAGTCTTCCATCAGTGAGTTTGTTCAACTGTGCTCCGAGCCCATCATCCATGATGCCAAAGCTGTTGGCCGGAGTGACCAGAACTGAAACATCAAGGTCGAAAACACTCCCTTCAGAAATGTCGACTTTAGCATTCCGCCCGAAGAAGGCAGACCATGACTTTACTATCTCTGGGTTGGTATCTCGCAAATGCACGACAAGCGGCATGAATGACTCCTATACGTATAGAGACACGACCTAAACTGCACTAGATTTTACTCGAAAGAACGAGGCAGGTTGTCACGAAGGTGCCTTCGCAGTCACCGGTTCTTCGGCAGTCGGTTCACTACTAGACTTTTCTGACCCGGAAGCGGCAGTGCCATCGACTTTAGTCCCAGGTTCCGCAGCAACTGTGGTTTCGACTTTCGCGACAGTCTCTGTAACCGCACTGACCGGCGCAGCTTTGACGTGTCGCTGTGGACACTCAGTGCCCTTGGGCAACATGCGCTTCTCCTTGCCTTCCTTGCGGCATATATCACACTCAATCAGGTCTTTAAAACAGCGCGGACACTTCGTCGTATCCGGCGTCACAGGGCAGCTGCAAGAGACACACAACACAATCGGTGGACCTTCGAAGATGCACCTGTCACTACCCTTAGTGCATATTGTTGGTTTCTCCAGAGGCGCGTTGCAGTAAGGACAAAGATTCGCCCAGACTGAACCACAACTTGGACAGTAGCTCTTGGCGCCACCAGCCTCACTTCCTGTCTTCAAGATCATCGTCTCAGGATTCTCACGACCTAATGTCACACATCCAGGACAGAGCTCTTTCTTCGCATCGCCACGCTGAAGCGGCCAGGTCTTTTCCTGCGCCTTCTTATCTTCAATCACAATCGCAGAACACTCAGGACACTTGCGGCTGCCCTCGTCGATTATGTGTTGACATTTTGGACACAACATTTTGCCTGGCACAATGAGCGTTTTCATTCCAGCTTTCGAACAAGCAGGGCAGAACTTTGCATCATCTGCAAGAGCGGCAGTAATGTCATGCCCAACCGGGCAAGTCTTGACGGAAGTATCCTCAGGCACCTCATACGAAAGCCACTGTAGATAAGGGTTCGGCTCGGTGACGAACTTCACGTCTGTATGCATCGGGTTCATCTTGCGATCAGTATTTCTGTAATAATTTTCGTAATCGGCAATGCCGTTCATTGATGCCAGCGAATAAAGTGGATCGTATTGCTTCACTACTACACGTGGCTCGACATCCGAAAGAACGATATCGGTAGTGCGAAAATTCGGAATCTGCTCCTGCAAATCCTCGACCACTGTCTCTGGAATTTTGATTCCATTCAAACCGACGAACGTCACAGGCGAACTGGCAGAGCCAATCTGATGGGTCTGCACTGACCACAACGGACTGCTGTGCGCAATCATGAGCGGCAGCAGATTATCATTGGCGAAATCAAGCAACAAACTCCGTCCATCAGAATTTGTATATAAAGGTTCTTTGATTGTGCCGCTCTGGGGATCACTGGGGAAAAGCTTGTCAAAGAGCTTCTCTTTGACGAATACGCGAATCATCTCCTCCACTTTTTGTTTCTTGGAATCTGCGTCGATGGATGGATCCAGATGCATGGCGAATAATTTGCCGGCCAGTTCAGATGTAATCAGACTCTTCGTCTCAGTCGAAAGCACAGGAGAAACCGCTTTCCAGTCATTTTTCTCCCACAGTTGTGCCAGTAAACCGTCAAGAAAACGCTCCACTTCTTTTCGACCGATCAAAGACTTGTCGATCAGCACTCTCTCCTGTGATGTATCACCCATCGTCGCTATGCGCGCGGAAAGCTTCTGCTCACCTTCCTTATTGACGACAGTGATCGTGTCCGAAAGCGACTTGATACTTGCGTGCACAGATTGGAACAGCTTGATCAGGTCATTGTAGAAATTGACCAGCATGCTGCGACTGCGACCGTCACGCCCGAAATTATCGTAATAGTTTGCCAGGCGCTCCAGGAGAACTTCCACAGTATCTCGCAAAACGGGCAGCTGCACATCATTTGAAACGCGCTGCAGCGAATCCATCGCTTCTTTTACAGGTCTTCTGGCATCACCTTCATGCACCTCCAATGGTGGCACCTGTGCCAATTTTTGCTGCGCCAAAGCAATCAATTCCTCAAGGTACTCTCGCAGGAACACATATCCACGCTCCGGATCCTTGACGTACGATTTAAGCCCTGTATCCAGAACAGACGAAATATTACTGATTGCCTGCTTACTGGCGGATGCGGCAATCTTCTCAATCTCGAGAGGACTTTCTGGATCAACCGTTTCAGAAACAATTGTGTCCGACCATTGCTTCAACTTGTTTATGCAAGCCGGTCGATTCTGTTTGAACTCTTCAAAGAAGGCACGCGAAAGGTAACGTCCGTATGAGGCATCAGTACCAAGACTTGCTTTCAGCGTCAGCGAATCTTCTATCTTGGACAAGTTATCTGCAAAGAATTGCTTTGCTAGAGCCTTCTCGGTGATGTCCGGGTCCGGCCTGAGCAGAAAGTCAACCACCGCATCTGTAATCTTGATTTCAAGCAGATCCTGAAAGTACGCAATCGGTGGCACCTTA
This is a stretch of genomic DNA from Candidatus Melainabacteria bacterium. It encodes these proteins:
- a CDS encoding glycosyltransferase, translating into MKGRILFCLTSNTISGANRVLLELAERASTMGYKCVIHFWNPVANQNWYQEKIRSPEATSHNALPVLSEEAEIQKAVASDFDFVLFSNAFLLPLALPAIKDARPLLICQGYEGYCHANSFKDTFKSNETMAKLYQLPIDKIAISESVQRILSTTLATDSYLVPPAVDKTVFVPMPEREFTASPKRILAVGNYLWPLKGMADLREALQSLSSQLPIELVLVTQQKKGREFFDNCSFPVQYHYQPPQQELAAIYASCDAYCCASWYEGFGLPCLEAFSVGLPVVCTANQGVSDFGLDEVNLLIATPNDSRSIENQLKRILTDKNLIQKLRLNGRKTLEQYNWDLTMKAFEQCLDRCKQKQPVPISEDVLQTLNIELEESGLYTPLARHKQLTLLSERLEETLKNLKTTAQDSNAINSLRDIRDLLVPELSNKNSELYQQFKARYDLCQMLLSCTDHPNFTNIVQSLSRQQ
- a CDS encoding Appr-1-p processing protein translates to MPLVVHLRDTNPEIVKSWSAFFGRNAKVDISEGSVFDLDVSVLVTPANSFGIMDDGLGAQLNKLTDGRLESRVRKLIQDKHAGELPVGCAEVISTNLDKPKLAIIAPTMRVPLRMTNANVNSYLATRAAFRALAAYIRQEREDHGGESKIDSVALVGMGTGAGKTAPAVAAFQMYEAYCQIVLGQEPNFATVEAATAHDAELRKSRYI